The sequence below is a genomic window from Aspergillus nidulans FGSC A4 chromosome V.
TGGCAGCTTTGGTGGCTTTGTACAGCTTGTTCTGTGGAGGGCTGAATTCTTCCTTGATCAAGATATTACTGGTGTCACGGAGTTGATTGATTTCGGGGTCCCAAATAACATAGATATGGGAGCCTTGATATCCGACAACATGTACCTTTTTAGCCTTTGGGTCGATCTTGCTGGTTGGCTTGCTAGCATATTTTGAAGCTCCATGTAGGTGCATCCAAGCAGGTGACCCAAATTTGACAAGATGCTTGATATTGGCATCGCCATTGATCCAGGCAGAATAGGGCGTAAAATGGGCACATGGCTGAATTTCTGGATCGCTGGTTAGTGCCATAGGCCGTCGATCATTGTACAAGAGGACCCTTATAGGTAATCAGTTTATGTGATAAACAGCTGTCTGTAAAGCCAGCGGCCATAGCCAGCATGGTAATCCTGAGTTATATAACATTGCCCGTGTATACTGCAAAACTGTCTGTATTCCGCGCTCACTGACGCCATCTTGCCATGGGGAGTCTACAGCGGTTGGTTCCCAAAATAGGCTATAGTTTTGGCATAGTTTCTTGACATTTTCAGTTATAAATTCGCGATCACTTCGTACGAAAGCTGGTGGGCTATATCCTTGGTTTTTGATATATTCGAGCCATCCCTGGAAGGTGGGAATAGCCTCATCTCTGGTTTGAAGGGTATAAACCCATTGATATCAGGTTGCATTGTCTGTAATCAGCAAGAAATATTGAATATTCCTGATACCAGGAggggcttcttcatccttacaGTCTAATATTGCTCCACCCCCTGCAATATCAATATAGATCTGTGCCAGGATCTTTGTAGCATGTAATACTGACTCCTTGgagctttttcttctttccttaGCCTGTCGACAGATATCGCAGAAAGCCAAGGTTTTTGGGCCTTTGATttgatgattttctgttGTGCCATCTTCAATATGGCTCGGAAATGAATATGGGATAGGTGCTGATGCCATTCCTCCATAGTTGCTATAGGTACTATATTATTTTGGGTATTCTTTGTGTATAGGGTTAGCTGTATTGCATATGCAACTGTTTGACCTGATATAGGCATATATTTTCCTCTTTGATAGCATCCAGGGAA
It includes:
- a CDS encoding uncharacterized protein (transcript_id=CADANIAT00002993), which codes for MAVLLYNDRRPMALTSDPEIQPCAHFTPYSAWINGDANIKHLVKFGSPAWMHLHGASKYASKPTSKIDPKAKKVHVVGYQGSHIYVIWDPEINQLRDTSNILIKEEFSPPQNKLYKATKAAKTIKATKAAEPKTNGKPSYTGYIRHYLQRRAIPTCQRICYPKIY